In a single window of the Pseudodesulfovibrio profundus genome:
- a CDS encoding PDZ domain-containing protein translates to MLVAEAYADSPAARADIRPGDIVLAFNGRPVTGKDSYLTQLFNMTQQETVTLTVQRGDRKRELKLKPQALDKEKALELVRSRWGFELADRSRGAGAEVTLIVPNSPAGKLGLQPGDIIHQIGNRRLARGIDLLNAFLRSRMQKTVLMRVQRGRSLYHVRLTM, encoded by the coding sequence ATGCTGGTGGCCGAAGCGTATGCCGACAGTCCGGCTGCCCGTGCGGATATTCGTCCGGGGGATATTGTTCTCGCCTTCAACGGGCGTCCTGTTACTGGCAAGGATAGCTATCTGACCCAGTTGTTCAATATGACCCAGCAGGAAACAGTCACTCTGACCGTGCAGCGCGGTGACAGAAAGCGCGAGCTGAAGCTCAAGCCGCAGGCGCTGGACAAGGAGAAGGCATTGGAGCTGGTGCGATCCCGCTGGGGATTCGAGCTGGCGGACCGTTCTCGCGGTGCCGGTGCCGAGGTGACGTTGATCGTACCGAACAGCCCCGCTGGCAAGCTTGGCTTGCAGCCCGGGGATATTATACATCAAATTGGTAATAGACGGCTGGCACGGGGCATTGATCTGCTCAATGCCTTCCTGCGCAGCCGTATGCAGAAAACGGTTCTCATGCGCGTACAGCGTGGGAGAAGTCTGTATCACGTCCGCTTGACCATGTAG
- a CDS encoding class I SAM-dependent methyltransferase, whose protein sequence is MDKTFTTPFKMNLFSEHVAKDARVLDYGCGYGRTLAELADAGYTDLTGIDFSEPLVQRGKEERPDLDLTVFPGGPLPYETDSFDAALMLGVFTCIVDTKTQAETLIELKRVLRPGGVLYVNDFLLNRDKRNLDRYAIGKEKYGIYGVFDTADGGVLRHHDRNHMEALFFDFETIEFEEVVYDTMHGNQSQGFYSLLRMP, encoded by the coding sequence GTGGACAAGACGTTCACTACTCCGTTCAAGATGAATCTGTTTTCGGAACATGTGGCAAAGGATGCCCGGGTTCTGGATTATGGCTGTGGATATGGGCGTACATTGGCCGAACTGGCCGATGCCGGATACACCGATCTGACCGGGATCGATTTTTCCGAGCCCCTGGTGCAACGAGGAAAAGAGGAGCGCCCTGATCTTGATCTGACGGTGTTTCCCGGTGGGCCGTTGCCGTATGAGACCGACTCGTTTGATGCTGCACTCATGCTCGGGGTTTTCACCTGCATTGTCGATACGAAAACCCAGGCCGAAACGCTTATTGAACTGAAGCGGGTGTTGCGACCGGGTGGCGTGCTGTACGTCAACGACTTTCTGCTTAACAGGGATAAGCGCAACCTCGATCGATACGCCATCGGCAAAGAGAAATACGGTATCTACGGTGTGTTCGATACAGCCGATGGAGGCGTGTTGCGACACCATGACAGGAATCACATGGAAGCACTCTTTTTCGATTTTGAGACCATCGAATTCGAAGAAGTGGTGTACGATACCATGCACGGGAATCAGTCGCAGGGATTCTACTCCCTTTTGCGGATGCCTTGA
- a CDS encoding GntR family transcriptional regulator, producing MDSRTIYEALRSKIIHLELAPESVLNLSELAEEFGVSRTPIKEVLITLQAEEWIMRQGTHFIVTPLSLERIREITEIRMVMEVQANIWAMQRITPEEKQHLLQLKERIASFDANSPNQSIVDFDSEIHRVIFTAARNAQLTTMLERILSHYLRFWLSSPRIIDPEVFFSEAVELIDAIAAGDEDGVRTCTVRHIRNSVAEIMGTR from the coding sequence ATGGATTCGCGTACCATATATGAAGCTCTCCGTTCCAAGATCATCCACCTGGAACTCGCACCGGAATCGGTTCTCAACCTTTCGGAACTGGCCGAGGAATTCGGTGTCAGCCGTACACCCATCAAGGAAGTGCTGATTACGCTCCAGGCCGAAGAGTGGATCATGCGGCAGGGGACCCATTTCATCGTGACCCCGCTCAGTCTGGAGCGGATTCGGGAAATTACCGAGATTCGCATGGTCATGGAGGTGCAGGCAAATATATGGGCCATGCAGCGAATTACGCCCGAGGAGAAACAGCACCTCCTGCAACTGAAGGAGCGTATTGCCTCCTTTGATGCGAACAGCCCGAATCAGTCCATAGTCGATTTTGATTCGGAGATTCACCGGGTCATCTTTACGGCGGCCCGAAATGCCCAACTGACGACCATGTTGGAGCGCATCCTCAGCCATTACCTTCGTTTTTGGCTTTCTTCGCCGCGGATAATCGATCCCGAGGTTTTCTTTTCGGAAGCCGTAGAGTTGATCGATGCCATTGCTGCTGGTGATGAAGACGGGGTGCGAACCTGCACGGTGCGGCACATCCGCAACTCTGTGGCCGAGATCATGGGAACGCGATAA
- a CDS encoding aminotransferase class V-fold PLP-dependent enzyme — protein MDGLIYLDNGATSFPKPEAVYQYMDRFQRTNGVSPGRSGCDLSIETGNIIEAARRTMTALFNGTDHNRLVFTLNSTDALNLAINGLLEPGDHVVTTNVEHNAVLRPLHHHEVYNEGRVDYVPFDEAGFIQPEAIAQRIRQDTKLVIVNHASNVIGTVQPIEEIGRICRERGVLFIVDASQTAGKIPVDVEACNIDVLVFTGHKSLLGPTGIGGMYVRESVDIKHVRAGGTGVKSAQLHHLHEYPYRMEYGTPNLVGIAGLLAGVRWLNEQGMETIHQREMALTEQFVHGVRDVENINLYCQDDLTSHIGVVSFNVVGFEATNVGTILDGDYNIACRTGLQCAPFVHRQIGTESIGGTVRLGVGPFNTEEHIDAAVTAVREIAGFYGNRLAS, from the coding sequence ATGGATGGCCTTATTTATTTGGATAATGGAGCAACATCATTTCCCAAGCCAGAAGCCGTTTATCAGTATATGGACAGGTTTCAGCGCACCAATGGGGTCAGCCCCGGGCGCTCCGGTTGTGACCTCTCCATAGAGACGGGCAACATTATCGAAGCGGCGCGTCGAACCATGACGGCGCTCTTTAACGGCACAGACCATAACCGCCTCGTCTTTACTCTCAACTCTACGGATGCACTGAATCTCGCCATAAACGGGTTGCTTGAGCCTGGCGATCATGTGGTCACAACCAATGTCGAGCACAATGCTGTCCTGCGTCCGCTTCATCACCACGAAGTCTACAATGAAGGGCGAGTGGATTATGTTCCTTTTGATGAGGCAGGATTTATCCAGCCGGAAGCCATTGCCCAACGAATCAGGCAGGACACCAAGCTTGTGATCGTCAACCACGCATCCAATGTCATCGGCACAGTACAGCCCATTGAGGAGATCGGTCGTATTTGTCGCGAGAGAGGGGTGCTCTTCATTGTGGATGCATCGCAGACCGCAGGCAAGATCCCGGTGGATGTCGAAGCGTGCAATATTGATGTGCTGGTCTTTACCGGCCACAAATCATTGCTTGGCCCGACAGGTATCGGCGGAATGTATGTGCGGGAATCCGTGGATATCAAACATGTTCGGGCAGGTGGTACGGGCGTGAAGTCGGCCCAGCTTCACCATTTGCATGAATATCCCTACCGGATGGAATATGGGACGCCTAATCTAGTGGGCATTGCCGGGTTGCTGGCCGGAGTTCGCTGGTTGAACGAGCAGGGTATGGAAACCATACATCAACGGGAGATGGCGCTGACCGAGCAGTTTGTGCATGGGGTGCGTGATGTGGAGAACATCAACCTCTACTGCCAGGATGATCTGACCAGCCACATAGGTGTGGTCAGTTTCAATGTTGTGGGCTTTGAGGCCACAAACGTCGGAACCATCCTCGATGGTGACTACAATATTGCCTGCCGGACCGGCCTGCAGTGCGCCCCCTTTGTTCACCGGCAGATCGGGACGGAATCCATTGGAGGCACAGTGCGATTGGGAGTTGGCCCGTTCAATACCGAAGAACATATTGATGCCGCAGTGACGGCTGTCAGAGAAATAGCAGGGTTCTACGGCAACCGCCTGGCTTCCTGA
- the sat gene encoding sulfate adenylyltransferase: MSNLVAPHGGKGLVCCLLEGAELEAEIKKAEGLKTLEISDRAKGDLIMMGIGGFSPLNGFMTKADWKGVCSDFLMADGTFWPIPITLDTNDEEVAVGDEVALKAADGTIYATMKVEEKFEMTEEDKKWECEQVYKGEGEESADDVFWKIAMEDHPGVQMVMAQGKYNLAGPVKVLSEGDYAERFPGVYLTPAQIREEMEKRGWSNVAALQLRNPMHRSHEFLAKIAIEVCDGVVIHSLIGNLKPGDIPGDVRIKCIQTLIDNYFVPENVINAGYPLDMRYAGPREGLIHATFRQNYGINNMLIGRDHAGVGDFYGLFEAQDIFKKIPYVTEACPEPGKALLCKPMNIDWTFYCYKCDGMASMRTCPHTKEDRVILSGTKLRKALSEGAEVVDHFGRDEVLEILRDYYGSLTEKVEVKMQKAASGADM, encoded by the coding sequence ATGTCCAACCTCGTAGCACCTCACGGTGGAAAAGGTCTCGTCTGCTGCCTGCTCGAAGGCGCTGAGCTCGAAGCTGAAATCAAGAAGGCTGAAGGCCTGAAGACTCTCGAAATTTCTGATCGCGCCAAGGGCGACCTGATCATGATGGGTATCGGTGGTTTCTCTCCGCTGAACGGCTTCATGACCAAAGCTGACTGGAAAGGCGTTTGCTCTGATTTCCTGATGGCTGACGGCACCTTCTGGCCCATCCCCATCACTCTCGACACCAACGACGAAGAAGTCGCAGTTGGTGATGAAGTAGCTCTGAAGGCCGCTGATGGCACCATCTACGCCACCATGAAGGTCGAAGAGAAGTTCGAGATGACCGAAGAGGACAAGAAGTGGGAATGCGAGCAGGTCTACAAAGGCGAAGGCGAAGAGTCCGCTGACGACGTCTTCTGGAAGATCGCTATGGAAGACCACCCGGGCGTTCAGATGGTTATGGCTCAGGGCAAGTACAACCTGGCCGGCCCCGTCAAAGTCCTGTCCGAAGGCGACTACGCCGAGCGTTTCCCCGGTGTATACCTCACCCCCGCTCAGATCCGTGAAGAGATGGAAAAGCGCGGTTGGTCCAACGTTGCCGCTCTGCAGCTGCGTAACCCCATGCACCGCTCCCACGAATTCCTGGCCAAGATCGCCATCGAAGTGTGTGACGGCGTCGTCATCCACTCCCTGATCGGTAACCTGAAGCCGGGCGACATCCCGGGTGATGTCCGCATCAAGTGCATCCAGACCCTGATCGACAACTACTTCGTTCCCGAGAACGTCATCAACGCCGGTTACCCCCTCGACATGCGTTACGCCGGTCCTCGCGAAGGTCTCATCCACGCTACCTTCCGCCAGAACTACGGCATCAACAACATGCTCATCGGTCGTGACCACGCTGGCGTCGGCGACTTCTACGGTCTGTTCGAAGCTCAGGATATCTTCAAGAAGATCCCTTACGTCACTGAAGCATGCCCCGAACCGGGCAAGGCTCTGCTCTGCAAGCCCATGAACATTGACTGGACCTTCTACTGCTACAAGTGCGACGGCATGGCTTCCATGCGCACTTGCCCGCACACCAAAGAAGACCGCGTCATCCTGTCCGGTACCAAGCTCCGTAAGGCCCTGTCCGAAGGCGCCGAGGTCGTTGACCACTTCGGTCGTGACGAAGTCCTCGAGATCCTCCGTGACTACTACGGCAGCCTGACCGAAAAGGTTGAAGTCAAGATGCAGAAAGCTGCTTCCGGCGCAGACATGTAA
- the aprB gene encoding adenylyl-sulfate reductase subunit beta yields the protein MPTFVNPEKCDGCKGGEKTACMYICPNDLMILDADEMKAYNQEPSACWECYSCVKICPQGAIEARPYADFAPMGGTSIPMRSAEDIMWTIKFRNGSVKRFKFPIRTTPEGSIKPFEGKPEPTDLDNELLFTEAELVTPIATAMEEAQVTDADLKKEWKMEDYANLV from the coding sequence ATGCCGACTTTTGTTAACCCGGAAAAATGTGACGGCTGCAAGGGTGGCGAAAAGACCGCCTGCATGTACATTTGCCCGAACGATCTGATGATCCTGGATGCTGACGAAATGAAGGCTTACAACCAGGAACCTTCCGCTTGCTGGGAGTGCTACTCCTGCGTTAAGATTTGCCCCCAGGGCGCTATCGAAGCTCGTCCTTACGCCGACTTCGCCCCCATGGGTGGTACCTCCATCCCCATGCGTTCCGCTGAAGACATCATGTGGACCATCAAGTTCCGTAATGGTTCCGTGAAGCGCTTCAAGTTCCCCATCCGCACCACCCCTGAAGGCTCCATCAAGCCCTTCGAAGGTAAGCCGGAACCCACCGATCTCGACAACGAACTGCTGTTCACCGAGGCCGAGCTGGTAACTCCCATCGCTACCGCCATGGAAGAAGCACAGGTTACTGACGCTGACCTGAAGAAAGAGTGGAAGATGGAAGACTACGCCAACCTCGTTTAA
- the aprA gene encoding adenylyl-sulfate reductase subunit alpha produces MPLLPSKEASKGVALAEPEIVEKSVDILMVGGGMGNCGAAFEAMRWIEKVDPSITLELVDKAAIERGGAVAQGLSAINTYCGENDVDDYVRMVRTDLMGIVREDLIFDLGRHVDDSVHLFEEWGLPIWVKKDGKNLDGGKAKAEGLAIRNGAEPVRSGRWQIMINGESYKCIVAEAAKNAIGEDRYVERVFIVKMLLDANEPNRIAGAVGFSTRENKIYIYKCNAATVACGGAVNVYRPRSTGEGMGRAWYPVWNAGSTYTMVAQVGGEMTMMENRFVPARFKDGYGPVGAWFLLFKAKATNYKGEDYCETNRAMLKPYEDRGYAKGHIIPTCLRNHMMLREMREGRGPIFMDTKTALLNTVNGDLTGPEWKHLESEAWEDFLDMCVGQANLWAATNCAPEDRGSEIMPTEPYLLGSHSGCCGIWVSGPDEEWVPESYKVKADNGKVYNRMTTVNGLWTCADGVGASGHKFSSGSHAEGRIVGKQMVRWVVDHKDFTPTLKETAEELKQELYQPWYTYEENKGGSTDPVVNPAYITPHNFMMRLIKCTDEYGGGVGTLYMTSKALLNTGFWLLGMIEEDSQKLAARDLHELMRCWEQFHRLWTVRLHMQHIEFREESRYPGFYYRGDFMGLDDSKWKCFVNSKYDVETGVTTVFKKPYVKIIPDA; encoded by the coding sequence ATGCCTCTGCTTCCCAGTAAAGAAGCTTCCAAGGGTGTTGCTCTCGCCGAGCCGGAAATCGTCGAAAAATCCGTTGATATTCTGATGGTCGGTGGCGGTATGGGTAACTGCGGCGCTGCATTCGAAGCCATGCGCTGGATCGAAAAAGTTGATCCTTCCATCACCCTCGAGCTGGTTGACAAAGCCGCTATCGAACGTGGTGGCGCTGTTGCCCAGGGTCTGTCCGCTATTAACACCTACTGCGGTGAGAACGACGTTGACGATTACGTCCGCATGGTCCGTACCGACCTCATGGGCATCGTCCGCGAAGACTTGATCTTCGACCTCGGCCGTCACGTTGATGATTCCGTCCATCTTTTCGAAGAATGGGGTCTCCCCATCTGGGTCAAGAAAGACGGCAAGAACCTCGACGGTGGCAAGGCTAAAGCTGAAGGCCTCGCAATCCGCAATGGCGCCGAGCCGGTTCGTTCCGGTCGCTGGCAGATCATGATCAACGGTGAGTCCTACAAGTGCATCGTTGCTGAAGCTGCTAAGAACGCCATTGGTGAAGATCGCTACGTTGAGCGCGTGTTCATCGTTAAGATGCTCCTCGACGCCAATGAGCCCAACCGCATCGCTGGTGCTGTTGGTTTCTCCACCCGCGAAAACAAGATCTACATCTACAAGTGCAACGCTGCTACCGTTGCTTGTGGTGGTGCCGTTAACGTTTACCGTCCCCGCTCCACTGGTGAGGGTATGGGTCGTGCTTGGTACCCCGTATGGAACGCTGGTTCCACCTACACCATGGTTGCCCAGGTTGGCGGCGAAATGACCATGATGGAAAACCGCTTCGTCCCCGCCCGTTTCAAAGATGGTTACGGTCCGGTCGGCGCTTGGTTCCTCCTCTTCAAGGCCAAAGCTACCAACTACAAAGGTGAAGACTACTGTGAGACCAACCGCGCTATGCTGAAGCCTTACGAGGATCGCGGCTACGCCAAGGGTCACATCATCCCCACCTGCCTGCGTAACCACATGATGCTCCGTGAAATGCGTGAAGGCCGCGGCCCGATCTTCATGGACACCAAAACCGCTCTGCTGAACACCGTCAACGGCGACCTCACCGGTCCCGAGTGGAAGCACCTCGAGTCCGAGGCTTGGGAAGACTTCCTCGACATGTGTGTCGGTCAGGCCAACCTCTGGGCTGCCACCAACTGCGCACCTGAGGATCGCGGTTCCGAGATCATGCCTACTGAGCCGTACCTCCTGGGTTCCCACTCCGGTTGCTGTGGTATCTGGGTTTCCGGTCCGGACGAAGAATGGGTCCCCGAATCCTACAAGGTTAAAGCTGACAACGGTAAGGTCTACAACCGTATGACCACCGTCAACGGCCTCTGGACCTGTGCTGATGGTGTTGGCGCCTCCGGTCACAAGTTCTCCTCCGGTTCCCACGCTGAAGGCCGCATCGTCGGTAAGCAGATGGTCCGTTGGGTTGTCGACCACAAGGACTTCACCCCGACCCTGAAAGAGACTGCTGAAGAACTGAAGCAGGAACTCTACCAGCCCTGGTACACCTACGAAGAGAACAAGGGCGGTTCCACCGATCCTGTTGTCAACCCGGCTTACATCACTCCTCACAACTTCATGATGCGCCTCATCAAGTGCACCGATGAATACGGTGGTGGTGTTGGTACCCTGTACATGACCTCCAAGGCTCTGCTGAACACCGGCTTCTGGCTGCTCGGCATGATCGAGGAAGACTCTCAGAAGCTCGCAGCTCGTGACCTCCACGAACTGATGCGCTGCTGGGAACAGTTCCACCGCCTCTGGACCGTCCGTCTGCACATGCAGCACATCGAGTTCCGCGAAGAATCCCGTTACCCGGGCTTCTACTACCGCGGCGACTTCATGGGCCTCGACGATTCCAAGTGGAAGTGCTTCGTTAACTCCAAGTACGACGTTGAAACCGGCGTCACCACTGTCTTCAAGAAGCCTTACGTCAAGATCATCCCTGACGCATAA
- a CDS encoding CoB--CoM heterodisulfide reductase iron-sulfur subunit A family protein, whose product MKRMSNNSILVVGGGFAGITAALEAAELGYEVYIVETNPYLGGRVAQLNQYFPKLCPPSCGLEIQFQRIKNNPNVKVITMASVESVSGSVGNYDVKVTQRPRFVNEKCTACGECEKATSTQVASEFDYGVGKRGLAYKTHPFMFPMRYVVDAENASDGELAAIKNACPYDAVDLDETSKTIDLAVGAIVVATGWKSYDMSNLTNLGGGQIKNVISNAQLERLAAPNGPTGGKIVRPSDGAEPKKIAFVQCAGSRDQNHLNYCSYICCMASLKHVRYIRERSDAEVTVFYIDLRTPGRYDKFKSITEADDKLSLVKGKVAGIVEDADGSPVVTVEDALTSIKREDKFDMVVLATGMEPSIAGLQAPAGTIDADGFVIDGEGIFAAGCAKQPLDVMKTAQSGTAAAMKAIQSVVGR is encoded by the coding sequence GTGAAGAGAATGTCGAATAATAGTATTCTCGTTGTAGGTGGGGGATTCGCAGGGATCACCGCCGCCCTCGAAGCTGCCGAACTGGGCTACGAGGTGTACATCGTTGAAACGAATCCCTACCTCGGGGGCAGGGTCGCACAGCTGAATCAGTATTTCCCCAAGCTGTGTCCGCCGTCCTGTGGTCTGGAGATTCAGTTCCAGCGCATAAAAAACAACCCCAACGTCAAGGTCATCACCATGGCCAGCGTCGAATCCGTTTCCGGCTCTGTCGGCAACTACGACGTAAAAGTCACTCAGCGTCCTCGCTTTGTGAACGAAAAATGTACCGCCTGCGGTGAATGTGAAAAAGCCACCTCCACCCAGGTCGCATCTGAATTCGACTACGGTGTTGGTAAGCGCGGTCTGGCTTACAAGACCCATCCTTTCATGTTCCCCATGCGCTACGTGGTGGATGCAGAAAATGCATCCGATGGCGAACTGGCTGCCATCAAAAACGCCTGTCCGTATGATGCAGTAGATTTGGATGAGACATCCAAGACCATCGATCTGGCTGTGGGCGCAATCGTCGTCGCCACCGGCTGGAAAAGCTATGACATGTCCAACCTGACCAACTTGGGTGGTGGACAGATCAAGAACGTTATCTCCAATGCTCAGCTGGAACGCTTGGCAGCGCCTAACGGTCCGACCGGCGGCAAGATCGTTCGTCCTTCCGATGGTGCAGAACCCAAGAAGATAGCTTTCGTTCAGTGTGCCGGTTCTCGTGACCAGAACCACCTGAACTACTGTTCCTACATCTGCTGCATGGCTTCCCTGAAGCATGTCCGCTACATTCGCGAACGCTCCGATGCTGAAGTCACCGTATTTTACATCGATCTGCGTACCCCCGGCCGCTATGACAAGTTCAAATCCATTACCGAAGCTGATGACAAGCTCAGCTTGGTCAAAGGTAAGGTTGCCGGAATCGTCGAAGACGCCGACGGCAGCCCTGTTGTCACCGTCGAGGACGCACTCACCAGCATCAAGCGCGAAGACAAGTTTGACATGGTCGTTCTTGCCACCGGCATGGAGCCCAGCATCGCTGGCCTTCAGGCTCCGGCTGGAACCATCGATGCCGACGGTTTCGTGATTGATGGTGAAGGCATCTTCGCTGCCGGTTGCGCCAAGCAGCCCCTTGACGTCATGAAGACCGCCCAGTCCGGCACCGCTGCCGCGATGAAAGCGATCCAATCCGTGGTAGGGAGGTAA
- a CDS encoding hydrogenase iron-sulfur subunit yields the protein MAEKLGVYICGGCDIGDNIDVDALAEFAANGKHSSYVTVAKSNPVLCSPEGKAMIEADIAENELDGVVCCACTPRAKWDVFKFGDEIQVERVSLREQCVWSYQEDKQFPGQMEVIAKDYTNMGISKLHNSNIPTPELPEVYKTVLVLGGGFTGMKAALNAAALGYEVLLVEKDENLGGKAATMYKSFPLGAPFSDREQEIGIDALIKDVEANSKITVLTGSTLESLAGAPARYKATVSGTEYEIGAVVMATGWVPGKSKFLAPLGYGKIKNVVTTAEFEKMAAGGAIKTADGKTPESVAFIVDTSLLTKGIRYDGCGDACEAPEDMPCDDTKDESYAEGEEECEVFEYEDKESAKHLAYSSELTSLVALKHANYVRELAPEAVAYVIYDHMMVPGINEKYYQAAQDDPGVMLTKGTVTGVKEAGSQIIISAENTLLGQDVELVADMVVVPTAIVPTTAADPTMNFVYRQGPAFPDLELFDGFADSNYICFPYETRRTGVYAAGCVRQPMGLGLAEEDAAGAALKAIQCIDSANRGVSVHPRSGDLSFPEFNFNRCTQCKRCTEECPFGALDDDEKGTPLPNPTRCRRCGTCMGACPERVISFANYGVSQISQAIKEVKVPDTLDEGGPRILILACENDAYPALDMAAMRGKSWSPYVRFLPVRCLGSVNAIWVADAMSKGVDGVMMLGCKYGDDYQCHFVKGSELCNRRKENIAESLGRLGVEAERVEQYEVSIDMYDQVPAMIDDFVDNITTNFGPNPFKGY from the coding sequence ATGGCTGAAAAGCTTGGAGTATATATCTGTGGAGGTTGCGATATCGGTGATAATATCGATGTCGATGCCCTGGCCGAATTTGCAGCCAATGGCAAGCATTCCTCCTACGTGACCGTGGCCAAATCCAACCCGGTTCTTTGTAGCCCGGAAGGAAAAGCCATGATCGAGGCCGACATCGCCGAGAATGAGCTTGATGGCGTGGTTTGCTGCGCCTGTACGCCCCGTGCCAAATGGGACGTATTCAAGTTCGGTGATGAGATCCAGGTAGAACGCGTCAGCCTGCGCGAGCAGTGCGTATGGTCCTACCAGGAAGACAAGCAGTTCCCTGGCCAGATGGAAGTCATCGCCAAGGACTACACCAACATGGGGATCAGCAAGCTGCACAACAGCAACATCCCCACGCCGGAATTGCCCGAAGTGTACAAGACCGTTCTGGTTCTTGGCGGCGGTTTCACCGGCATGAAGGCTGCCCTGAACGCAGCTGCTCTGGGGTACGAAGTCCTGCTCGTAGAGAAGGATGAGAACCTGGGCGGTAAAGCAGCCACCATGTACAAATCCTTCCCGCTCGGCGCTCCTTTCAGCGATCGCGAGCAGGAAATCGGCATCGACGCCCTGATCAAGGACGTTGAAGCCAATAGCAAGATCACCGTACTTACCGGTTCCACCCTCGAGTCTCTCGCTGGTGCTCCGGCCCGGTACAAGGCCACTGTCTCCGGCACCGAATACGAAATCGGCGCTGTCGTCATGGCCACCGGTTGGGTTCCTGGCAAGTCCAAGTTCCTGGCTCCGCTGGGGTACGGCAAGATCAAAAACGTTGTCACAACCGCTGAATTCGAGAAAATGGCTGCCGGTGGTGCTATCAAGACCGCTGACGGCAAGACGCCTGAATCCGTTGCTTTCATCGTAGATACCTCCCTCCTTACGAAGGGTATCCGTTACGATGGTTGTGGCGATGCATGCGAAGCTCCCGAAGACATGCCTTGCGATGATACCAAAGACGAATCCTATGCTGAAGGCGAAGAAGAATGCGAAGTCTTCGAGTATGAGGATAAAGAGTCCGCAAAGCACCTGGCTTACAGCTCCGAGCTGACCTCGCTGGTCGCTCTGAAGCACGCCAACTACGTGCGTGAACTCGCACCTGAAGCCGTAGCCTACGTGATCTACGATCACATGATGGTTCCCGGCATCAATGAAAAATACTATCAGGCAGCTCAGGATGATCCGGGCGTAATGCTTACCAAGGGTACCGTTACCGGTGTCAAGGAAGCCGGTTCTCAGATCATCATCTCCGCCGAGAATACCTTGCTCGGTCAGGATGTTGAGCTGGTTGCCGACATGGTTGTCGTTCCGACCGCCATCGTTCCGACCACTGCTGCCGATCCGACCATGAACTTCGTCTACCGCCAGGGTCCGGCATTCCCCGACCTGGAACTGTTCGACGGATTCGCGGATTCAAACTACATCTGCTTCCCGTACGAGACCCGTCGTACCGGCGTTTACGCTGCAGGTTGTGTCCGTCAGCCCATGGGGCTGGGTCTGGCCGAAGAAGATGCCGCTGGTGCCGCTCTCAAAGCCATCCAGTGCATCGATTCCGCCAACCGCGGTGTCTCCGTACATCCGCGCTCCGGCGACCTGAGCTTCCCCGAGTTCAACTTCAACCGTTGTACTCAGTGTAAGCGTTGCACCGAAGAGTGTCCGTTCGGCGCCCTCGATGATGACGAGAAGGGTACGCCGCTTCCGAACCCCACCCGCTGCCGCCGTTGCGGTACCTGCATGGGTGCTTGTCCGGAACGCGTCATCTCCTTCGCCAACTACGGCGTTTCGCAGATCAGCCAGGCAATCAAGGAAGTCAAAGTTCCTGATACCCTGGATGAAGGCGGTCCCCGTATCCTCATCCTGGCTTGCGAAAACGATGCTTACCCCGCCCTCGACATGGCTGCCATGCGCGGCAAGTCCTGGTCTCCGTATGTCCGCTTCCTGCCGGTCCGTTGTCTCGGTTCCGTCAACGCCATCTGGGTGGCTGATGCCATGTCCAAGGGTGTCGACGGCGTGATGATGCTCGGCTGTAAGTACGGCGACGATTACCAGTGCCACTTTGTCAAGGGTTCCGAACTGTGCAACCGCCGTAAGGAAAACATCGCTGAGTCCCTGGGACGCCTGGGTGTCGAAGCTGAGCGCGTTGAGCAGTACGAGGTTTCCATCGACATGTACGATCAGGTCCCGGCCATGATCGACGACTTCGTGGATAACATCACCACCAACTTCGGCCCGAACCCGTTCAAGGGTTACTAG